In the Microcoleus sp. AS-A8 genome, ACCGCCTTTTTTATTTGGGGTTGGAGCCTTTTCCTCAGTCGGCGTCGCCATTGGTACCCTATTTGATTTGGTACGAAAAATAACGGATGCGGGATTACCCATCGGGATTGCGGTTCAAGTCTTGATGTTGAAAATGCCCCTATTTATTGCCTATGCATTTCCAATGTCTACTCTCTTAGCCGCAATGATGACATTCTCTCGCCTCAGCAGTGACAGTGAGTTGATTGCCTTGCGTGGCTGTGGTGTGAGCCTCTACCGAATTGTTGCGCCTGCGGTGGTTTTGAGTTTGGTGGTGACGGGTATGACGTTCTTATTTAACGAGTTGGTTGTTCCTGCTGCCAACCGCCAAGCCACTGTCACAATGGAGAACGCACTGAAAAAAGAAAAGCCATCCTTTCAAGAAAACAATATTTTCTATCCCGAATATGGAGAAGTCACACAACCAGATGGTCAAAAAATTCGGGCACTCAAACGATTATTTTATGCTAATCAATTTGACGGCGAACGTCTGAAAGGTTTGACCATTTTAGACTGGTCTCAGCAAAGTCTCAACCAAATTGTGACGGCTGAATCAGCGATTTGGAATCCAGCTCAGAATACTTGGGATTTCTTCAATGGCACTATTTATGTCGTCTCTCCTGACGCTTCTTACCGCAATATTGTGCGATTTGAAAATCAACAACTAAAACTGCCTAGAACACCTTTTGAAATTGCAGGTAAAGACCGTGACTCGGCTGAAATGAATATTGCCCAAATTCATGAATATAAGGGAATTATCAGGCTTAGTGGTGATGCCAAAAAACTCCGCCGACTCGATTTACGGGTTCAACAAAAACTCGCTTTCCCTTTCATTTGTTTGGTCTTTGGATTGATCGGTGCGGTATTGGGCACTCGACCTCAACGCACAGGTAAAGCCACGAGTTTTGGTATCAGTATTATTATTATTTTTACATATTATTTACTAAACTTTATCTGTGAGGCATTAGGTCTGTCTAATGTTCTTTCTCCGATTATGGCGGGCTGGTTGCCTAATGTCTTTGGTGTAGGAACCGGAGGATTCTTGTTATATAGAACGGCTCGTTAAATAGGATGAACTGACAGTAGGGTGCATTAGGCGCAGACTAGGAATTAAATTTTATCAATTACACGACTTAGTGCGCCGTAATGCACCGTTTTTAGCTGGTGCGTTACACTCCGTTAACGCACCCTACTAACCAGGATCTCATGTGAAGTGCTTGATAATTGCATCCGCAAACTCGGAACATTTCAAGGGTGGATCGACGGGCGGAGTCATCATCCGGGCTAAATCGTAGGTGACGGCCCGATTGGCGATCGCATCCCCAATTCCCTTCTTAATTAGATCCGCCGCTTCCTGCCAACCCATAAATTCCAACATCATCACCCCGGACAGGATAACCGAACCCGGATTAATCCGGTCTAAGCCTGCATGTTTGGGTGCTGTGCCGTGAGTGGCCTCAAAAATGGCGCAAGTGTCACCAATATTGGCTCCTGGCCCCATCCCTAAACCACCTACAATCGCCGCCGCCGCATCAGAGAGGTAATCCCCATTCAGGTTCATGGTGGCGAGAATCGAATATTCATCCGGTCGCGTCTGGATTTGTTGGAAAATGCTGTCAGCAATCCGGTCATTGACCATGATCTTCTCTTTCCACTGACCATTGCCGTGAGTGTCCCAAATCGCATTGAGGACACCTTCCACTTCACTGGTAACTTCAGCTTGTTTCTCTGGTGTCAGGGCGTCGTAACCCGGTTCGATCTGACGCGCATTCTCTTCCAGAGTAATATCAGGATTTCGTTCCTTGTTGCTGAGAATCCAGGATTCCCGTTCGGTCACACATTCAGCCCGGAACTCGGTCGTCGCTAGCTCGTAGCCCCAATCTCGAAAGGCTCCTTCGGTGTACTTCATAATATTGCCTTTATGCACCAAAGTCACCTGCTGCTTATCTTTGGGAAGCCGCAGGGCGTGCCGGATGGCGCGGCGTACCAGACGTTGGGAACCCGTTTTACTAATGGGTTTAATACCAATCCCAGAGTCGAGGGGAATTTGCTTCTTGCCGTGTTCGGGGGTTCCGGGGATTAGCTCATTATTGAGCAGGGAAATCAGTTTTTCAGCCATGGGGCTACCTTGACGCCACTCGATTCCCAGATAGATATCCTCGGTGTTCTCCCGGTAGATAATCACATCGAGTTTCTCCGGCGTTTTGTGGGGAGAGGGTGTTCCCGCGTAATACTTACAGGGGCGCACACAGGCGTAGAGGTCGTTAATTTGCCGCAGGGCAACATTGAGCGAACGAATCCCACCCCCAATCGGAGTGGTTAATGGCCCTTTGATGGCAATGCCATACTCTTTAATGGCTTGGAGCGTGTCTTCGGGTAAATATTGATAAGTCCCGTACTTGTCGCAAGCTTCGTCACCCGCATAAATCTTAAACCAGCTAATTTGTCGCTTATCACCATAGGCCGCGTGAACAGCCGCATCGAATACCTTTTGGGCCGCTGGCCAAATATCAACACCTGTGCCATCACCGCGAATGAAGGGAAGAATCGGATTGTCGGGAACGATGGGTTCACCCTCTTTGAAGGTAATGCGAGAGCCGGTATCTGGAGGAGTTATTTTCTCGTACATAGAGCAGTGT is a window encoding:
- a CDS encoding LptF/LptG family permease, coding for MDRYIATELIPPFLFGVGAFSSVGVAIGTLFDLVRKITDAGLPIGIAVQVLMLKMPLFIAYAFPMSTLLAAMMTFSRLSSDSELIALRGCGVSLYRIVAPAVVLSLVVTGMTFLFNELVVPAANRQATVTMENALKKEKPSFQENNIFYPEYGEVTQPDGQKIRALKRLFYANQFDGERLKGLTILDWSQQSLNQIVTAESAIWNPAQNTWDFFNGTIYVVSPDASYRNIVRFENQQLKLPRTPFEIAGKDRDSAEMNIAQIHEYKGIIRLSGDAKKLRRLDLRVQQKLAFPFICLVFGLIGAVLGTRPQRTGKATSFGISIIIIFTYYLLNFICEALGLSNVLSPIMAGWLPNVFGVGTGGFLLYRTAR
- a CDS encoding NADP-dependent isocitrate dehydrogenase, translated to MYEKITPPDTGSRITFKEGEPIVPDNPILPFIRGDGTGVDIWPAAQKVFDAAVHAAYGDKRQISWFKIYAGDEACDKYGTYQYLPEDTLQAIKEYGIAIKGPLTTPIGGGIRSLNVALRQINDLYACVRPCKYYAGTPSPHKTPEKLDVIIYRENTEDIYLGIEWRQGSPMAEKLISLLNNELIPGTPEHGKKQIPLDSGIGIKPISKTGSQRLVRRAIRHALRLPKDKQQVTLVHKGNIMKYTEGAFRDWGYELATTEFRAECVTERESWILSNKERNPDITLEENARQIEPGYDALTPEKQAEVTSEVEGVLNAIWDTHGNGQWKEKIMVNDRIADSIFQQIQTRPDEYSILATMNLNGDYLSDAAAAIVGGLGMGPGANIGDTCAIFEATHGTAPKHAGLDRINPGSVILSGVMMLEFMGWQEAADLIKKGIGDAIANRAVTYDLARMMTPPVDPPLKCSEFADAIIKHFT